The following coding sequences lie in one Tichowtungia aerotolerans genomic window:
- a CDS encoding sialate O-acetylesterase: MLNKTICILSVLAQFACAELGFAPVFNDGAVLQCEMPVNIWGTADPGATVTVSFAGQTKTAVADSSKHWKIVLDPMSASSEPRELSVLSSVGNQKSSIDNVVVGEVWLASGQSNMAFGLGGDKQGAKWTAKTLPELHYILVPRKTGIPVERDYTSKELAWKSFKPGQSGPMSAVAFYFAKEIKDATGRQVGIIQSAAAGTPIQAWTPISALDAHPRLKPFADNIRAGIARGRSKEVCLAEVEADHQWYLANREWQKTKEGPQPVRSKVKAGNPWFHRSPTVLYKNMIEPLTQYTVRGILWYQGENNIGNPPEYQVMFPAMIEAWRSAWNRPDLPFLFVQLPGWSSPAPWAEFRAAQAVARETLGNVGMAVAIDCGEKNDIHPKNKQPVGERLARLALADVYGQDVVSRGPLFQTLKKVSGRIQVVFQCSGNGLKTSDGKADLPGFEVAGVDGVYHAALAHIVGKDTVDLVCSDVRKPVSVRYAWASWIEPPVTLQNSAGLPAEPFQGDL, encoded by the coding sequence ATGTTGAACAAGACGATTTGTATTTTGAGCGTACTGGCACAGTTTGCCTGTGCGGAACTGGGGTTTGCTCCGGTTTTTAATGACGGCGCCGTGTTGCAATGCGAGATGCCGGTGAATATTTGGGGAACCGCTGATCCGGGAGCGACTGTCACGGTTTCATTTGCCGGGCAAACAAAAACAGCTGTCGCCGACTCTTCCAAACATTGGAAAATTGTGTTGGACCCGATGTCCGCTTCTTCCGAACCTCGGGAACTTTCAGTCCTCTCTTCAGTCGGGAATCAAAAATCGTCAATCGACAATGTTGTCGTCGGTGAAGTCTGGCTGGCATCCGGGCAGTCGAACATGGCGTTCGGGCTGGGCGGCGATAAGCAGGGGGCGAAGTGGACGGCGAAGACACTTCCGGAACTTCACTATATTCTGGTTCCCCGCAAAACCGGAATCCCGGTTGAGCGCGATTACACGTCAAAGGAGCTGGCCTGGAAGAGTTTCAAGCCGGGACAGAGCGGTCCTATGTCTGCCGTTGCCTTTTATTTTGCAAAAGAGATCAAGGATGCAACCGGACGGCAGGTTGGAATTATCCAGAGTGCGGCGGCCGGCACTCCGATTCAGGCATGGACGCCGATCTCGGCACTGGATGCTCATCCCAGGCTGAAACCTTTTGCCGACAATATTCGTGCGGGGATTGCCCGCGGCCGGAGTAAGGAGGTTTGCCTGGCGGAAGTCGAGGCGGATCATCAGTGGTATCTTGCAAATCGGGAATGGCAGAAAACGAAAGAGGGACCGCAGCCCGTCCGGTCTAAGGTGAAAGCCGGCAACCCGTGGTTTCATCGCTCGCCGACAGTGCTCTACAAAAACATGATCGAACCGCTGACCCAATATACGGTTCGTGGCATCCTTTGGTATCAGGGTGAAAACAATATCGGCAATCCCCCCGAATATCAGGTGATGTTTCCGGCCATGATTGAAGCCTGGCGCAGCGCGTGGAACCGGCCGGATCTGCCGTTCCTTTTTGTGCAGTTGCCGGGGTGGAGCTCGCCCGCTCCCTGGGCTGAATTCCGCGCGGCGCAGGCTGTGGCACGTGAAACGCTCGGCAATGTCGGCATGGCCGTTGCGATTGATTGTGGCGAAAAGAACGACATCCATCCCAAAAACAAGCAGCCGGTGGGAGAGCGTCTCGCGCGTCTCGCGCTGGCCGACGTATACGGGCAGGATGTGGTCAGCCGCGGTCCGCTTTTTCAAACCTTGAAGAAAGTTTCCGGCCGGATACAGGTTGTTTTCCAATGTTCTGGAAATGGACTGAAAACCTCTGATGGAAAAGCGGACTTACCCGGCTTCGAGGTCGCCGGAGTCGACGGAGTTTATCATGCGGCGCTGGCACATATTGTCGGGAAAGACACGGTTGATCTGGTCTGTTCCGATGTTCGGAAGCCGGTTTCTGTGCGGTATGCATGGGCCAGCTGGATCGAGCCGCCGGTGACGCTTCAGAACAGCGCCGGACTTCCTGCGGAACCATTTCAAGGTGATCTGTAA
- a CDS encoding right-handed parallel beta-helix repeat-containing protein, with protein sequence MSADELRRHILETRSAPLTNLNVRTVLNVCDFGAVPDDGRDDRPAIAAVVSRARSLKGPVQVRFDPGRYDIQAATESFDDGRRENSAVCLQDCSELLIDGAGAELLIHRPDISVFRIDNSTNLIIRNFTIDYDPLPFSQGTIESVDAASGSFILKLNDGFPRPDAPFFKSCDSWGMLKDATRPGRLKANCPSFFVYQDIVSIDDEHFRMVLKNAAQIRSFAVGDSFAIVGRSASIGLYQDSDNITFDHITAYACPSPVFIGEETSRLNVLNCRMELKGNRLLSNGGGGVICQASRIGPWVENCDFEGLSDDCLNIYGLPIYILEQLSPTALRVYAKAAIHAGDRLVFFNPDEGKVIQDTTVISFFDNTLVVSDPVGSLNIVPPGTERPRGDPRAWKIYDHAYNLNAVGNYYVYRNNVMHDGRRFGTLLRASQGLIENNRFEGLSHSGICIENEPGWPEGFWAQNLIVSSNRITECGYIGSNPSVRIAGLKLNGIMDAPIQKNIYILDNKFHAVSGPAADLNGVEGLVIERNVFGSESATGPLVVGENITGLSIRGNAGESRFRFQ encoded by the coding sequence ATGTCGGCGGATGAGCTGCGCCGGCATATCCTCGAAACGCGGTCCGCTCCGTTGACGAATCTGAATGTCCGGACAGTACTGAATGTTTGCGATTTCGGCGCGGTTCCAGATGACGGCAGGGATGATCGTCCGGCTATTGCTGCCGTGGTCTCGAGAGCTCGTTCTCTGAAAGGTCCGGTTCAGGTTCGTTTTGATCCGGGACGGTATGATATCCAGGCGGCGACCGAATCGTTTGACGATGGACGGAGAGAAAATTCGGCAGTCTGCCTGCAGGATTGCAGCGAATTGCTGATCGACGGTGCCGGGGCTGAACTTCTGATTCATCGACCGGACATATCCGTTTTTCGCATAGACAATTCCACAAATCTGATTATTCGGAATTTTACGATCGATTACGATCCGCTGCCGTTTTCGCAAGGTACAATCGAGTCGGTGGATGCTGCTTCCGGCAGCTTTATTCTGAAGCTGAATGACGGATTCCCCCGGCCCGATGCCCCGTTTTTTAAGAGCTGTGATTCCTGGGGGATGCTGAAAGATGCGACTCGTCCGGGTCGATTGAAGGCGAACTGTCCGTCGTTTTTTGTGTATCAGGATATTGTCAGTATTGACGATGAGCATTTTCGGATGGTTCTGAAGAACGCGGCTCAAATCAGGAGCTTTGCGGTTGGAGATTCTTTCGCAATTGTTGGGCGATCGGCCAGTATTGGTTTATATCAGGATTCGGATAATATTACTTTTGATCATATTACAGCCTACGCCTGTCCCAGTCCTGTGTTTATCGGGGAAGAAACCTCTCGCCTCAATGTACTGAACTGCAGGATGGAGCTGAAGGGGAACCGCCTGTTGTCCAACGGTGGCGGCGGTGTGATTTGTCAGGCCTCACGAATCGGGCCATGGGTGGAAAACTGTGATTTCGAAGGTCTGTCGGATGACTGTCTGAATATTTATGGACTCCCGATTTATATTCTTGAACAGCTGTCTCCGACCGCGCTGAGAGTGTACGCGAAGGCTGCGATACATGCCGGTGACCGTCTGGTGTTTTTTAATCCGGATGAAGGCAAGGTTATTCAGGACACGACGGTCATTTCTTTTTTCGATAATACACTGGTTGTGAGTGATCCGGTTGGTTCTCTGAACATTGTTCCGCCCGGTACGGAACGGCCCCGGGGCGATCCGCGAGCATGGAAAATCTATGATCATGCTTATAATCTGAACGCCGTAGGAAACTATTATGTTTATCGCAACAATGTCATGCATGACGGTCGACGGTTCGGAACCCTGTTGAGAGCCAGTCAGGGGTTGATTGAGAATAATCGGTTCGAGGGACTTTCTCATTCCGGAATATGCATTGAGAATGAACCCGGCTGGCCGGAGGGGTTCTGGGCTCAGAATCTGATCGTCAGCAGCAATCGGATTACAGAGTGCGGTTATATCGGAAGTAATCCTTCCGTTCGCATCGCCGGATTGAAGCTGAACGGGATTATGGATGCCCCGATACAGAAAAATATTTACATTCTCGATAATAAATTCCATGCCGTGTCTGGCCCGGCGGCGGATCTCAACGGAGTTGAGGGCCTTGTCATTGAACGCAATGTTTTTGGGAGTGAGTCGGCAACCGGTCCGCTGGTTGTCGGAGAAAATATCACTGGATTATCAATTCGCGGAAATGCCGGAGAATCCCGGTTCCGGTTTCAGTAA
- a CDS encoding alpha-L-rhamnosidase-related protein, producing MKKYPGFKQAQPIWPIGIETEKNIHVGFRAVFSVVEKTASVTLHLTGSTIYRVFLNGKFIQHGPARGPHGYFRVDELDLSGRLVAGVNLLAIEAVGYNCNSFAYLNQMSFLQAELTVDGEVAAATGGAGFDTLRLSDRIQKVERYSFQRPYIEAYALTPGWDAWRTAVDFRAESVACAVSEKKKLLSRGVAVSDFQTLETLSVISSGTVSYREKPVDRSVYWWMSDPRYENLGSFLPEQFERDLLQVWQACDCTGGDGGRWEILDLGSNRSGFVRLSIQCVEPVRVIAAFDELLINDDIDLSRNTSLNFVYYELQPGEYALESVEPYTFRYLKILLLDGEAEIKAAGIREYVNPEAEYRLESGDPDLVKLFEAGRQTFRQNAVDIYMDCPGRERAGWLCDSFFTGRAEELLCGSSKIERNFLENYLLPESFGDVPQGMLPMCYPSEHLGGRHIPQWVMWLVLELEEYLERTGDRDMIDRFEPKVAGILGYLEGFENSDGMLEKLPSWNFIEWSKANQLTEDVNYPTNMLYARMLESAARLYGRDELAGKAALIHETVRQQSFNGTFFVDNSVRDENGVLKPSGECTEVCQYYAFFCGTATPDEFSSLWNILLEQFGPNRRAGGEYDFVYPANAFIGYYLRMDLLSRFGEGRRLIDEMKRYFIGMTDRTGTLWERDDERSSCNHGFASFICVLIARHVADAM from the coding sequence ATGAAGAAGTATCCCGGATTTAAACAGGCTCAGCCGATTTGGCCGATAGGAATTGAAACGGAAAAAAATATCCATGTCGGGTTTCGTGCAGTTTTTTCTGTGGTTGAAAAAACTGCCAGCGTTACCTTGCACCTGACTGGGTCGACCATCTATCGGGTATTCCTGAACGGGAAATTTATTCAGCACGGTCCGGCCCGCGGGCCGCACGGGTATTTTCGGGTGGATGAACTGGATTTATCTGGACGGCTTGTCGCGGGCGTCAATCTGTTGGCGATCGAGGCGGTCGGCTATAACTGCAACAGTTTTGCCTATCTCAATCAAATGTCATTTCTGCAGGCAGAGCTGACTGTCGACGGGGAAGTCGCGGCGGCAACCGGGGGAGCGGGGTTTGATACGCTTCGTCTGTCGGATCGCATCCAGAAGGTTGAGCGTTACAGTTTTCAGCGCCCATATATCGAAGCCTATGCATTGACTCCCGGATGGGATGCATGGCGCACAGCGGTTGATTTCCGGGCGGAATCTGTTGCCTGTGCTGTTTCAGAAAAAAAGAAACTGCTGTCGCGCGGAGTGGCTGTTTCTGATTTCCAGACCTTGGAAACTTTGTCGGTCATTTCTTCCGGTACAGTTTCGTACCGGGAAAAGCCGGTTGACCGTTCCGTTTACTGGTGGATGAGCGATCCGCGCTATGAAAATCTGGGATCTTTCCTTCCGGAGCAGTTTGAGCGCGATCTGCTGCAGGTCTGGCAGGCCTGTGACTGTACCGGCGGGGACGGTGGCCGATGGGAAATTCTCGATCTCGGCAGCAACCGTTCCGGGTTTGTACGGTTGAGTATTCAGTGTGTGGAACCGGTGCGTGTTATTGCTGCTTTTGATGAGCTGCTGATCAATGACGACATTGACCTCTCGCGCAACACGTCTCTCAATTTTGTCTATTATGAGCTTCAGCCGGGCGAATACGCCCTCGAATCTGTGGAGCCTTACACATTTCGCTATCTGAAAATTCTGCTGCTCGATGGCGAGGCCGAAATCAAAGCCGCAGGCATCCGGGAGTACGTCAACCCCGAAGCGGAATATCGTTTAGAGAGCGGTGATCCGGATCTCGTCAAACTGTTCGAAGCCGGCCGACAGACGTTCCGGCAGAATGCGGTCGATATCTATATGGACTGTCCCGGACGTGAACGTGCCGGCTGGCTGTGTGACAGCTTTTTTACCGGCCGCGCCGAAGAGCTGCTGTGCGGCAGCTCGAAGATCGAACGCAATTTTCTGGAAAACTATCTGTTGCCCGAATCGTTCGGCGATGTTCCGCAGGGCATGCTGCCGATGTGCTACCCTTCCGAGCATCTCGGCGGCAGGCATATTCCGCAGTGGGTCATGTGGCTTGTTCTGGAGCTGGAAGAATATCTGGAGCGAACCGGCGACCGTGACATGATTGACCGTTTTGAACCGAAAGTGGCCGGCATTCTTGGGTATCTGGAGGGTTTTGAAAATTCCGACGGGATGCTCGAAAAACTGCCGTCCTGGAACTTTATCGAATGGTCGAAAGCCAATCAGTTGACCGAAGATGTCAATTATCCGACTAATATGCTCTATGCCCGCATGCTTGAAAGCGCAGCCCGTCTCTACGGTCGTGATGAGCTGGCGGGAAAAGCGGCGTTAATTCATGAGACGGTCCGGCAGCAGTCGTTTAACGGAACGTTTTTTGTCGACAACTCCGTGCGTGATGAGAACGGTGTATTAAAGCCCTCCGGCGAATGCACCGAGGTCTGTCAATACTATGCCTTTTTCTGCGGGACAGCGACCCCGGATGAATTTTCCAGTCTTTGGAACATTCTGCTGGAGCAGTTCGGCCCCAACCGCAGGGCGGGCGGAGAATACGATTTTGTGTATCCTGCCAATGCCTTCATCGGCTACTATCTGCGTATGGATCTGTTGTCTCGATTTGGAGAGGGGCGACGGCTGATTGACGAAATGAAACGTTATTTTATCGGAATGACGGATCGAACCGGAACTCTTTGGGAACGCGATGATGAACGCTCCAGCTGCAATCATGGATTTGCGTCCTTCATCTGTGTTTTGATTGCCCGGCATGTTGCTGACGCGATGTGA
- a CDS encoding sensor histidine kinase: MAVHIFYMFLILVCAVLPVQAKLIAHYNFSDGDLLDNEVGEAYALHAVQANDASLQSVRLNAVEGTAVFPGGTQVQSWLEAAGPGALKAYTVSFWFRTDRAFLGFPHLDFFSSHTDPAPEKQGILVPVRDCRGTRIGTKRLPDWPGKRVHAGGIWHHAVLRRVNETGRTEIYCTSQDEAVGHPVIEAAGVPSCLNEIVLGLNRGKDVRYRVEMANVKIFDDADISVDELFAEGPQTWTANDLSFFSIQQMLKKMDREAECLREELSLLPIYDDSLQLDAYGYHSSYLPALDTVPDEPRWTIELSSELPFNFLELYLIPAADRRTPNRPGYGFPLRFRIVSFDQNDEQTVLADWRDSDYPDPDRFPARFPGTDSSLKRIVLEVYRGQVEGGLEYFALDELFVSARYFISEVLNVTASSSFESPPFWSSGFLNDQKTGYGLPVLRSSREAYVAEDFIRRFPMSFDGPYIVDLDLKTNRQIDLVVLYPAQPPEGIVVPGFGFPESVQIETFVESSAGERVPIETFLKSSLPNPGNNVLRFHGHSKMIRWIRFVFDQLPFHEGKQTFAMGEIGLRGLTESYGKDAVVKVSGSDTDSYLLTDGLSDGAEIIPMIQWLDGLGRRSSLSRRLGKVEALQQMLESRKEIYQRALLWTVLVLFICSLTAVALNAIIQKRRHARRLRQQIATDLHDDIGSRMSAISLATTYLCKVSEDPKVHERSGKIERIAGEMQSSLADVLWFTNSETDSLRQMVGKLLDVSELRIPPEQLCIEVTSLKQIPESSVAVQFKRDLLFLFKEIVNNAAKHSDASQIKVAIQWKRPVLCITVSDNGKGFSVDEELRRQHRRPHLGLNSMQRRASRLGAKLNIESAPGEGTVVTVRVRT, encoded by the coding sequence ATGGCTGTGCATATTTTTTATATGTTTCTAATTCTGGTCTGTGCAGTATTGCCTGTGCAGGCGAAGCTGATTGCACACTATAATTTTTCAGACGGCGACCTGCTGGATAATGAAGTCGGAGAAGCATATGCGCTTCATGCTGTGCAGGCAAATGATGCGTCTTTGCAGAGTGTTCGACTGAATGCGGTGGAAGGTACGGCGGTTTTCCCGGGTGGAACTCAGGTCCAGTCATGGTTGGAGGCTGCCGGTCCCGGTGCGCTGAAGGCATACACTGTATCTTTCTGGTTTCGTACGGACCGGGCTTTTCTTGGATTTCCGCATCTGGACTTTTTTTCATCCCATACAGATCCGGCTCCGGAGAAACAGGGGATTTTGGTTCCTGTAAGGGATTGCCGCGGGACACGGATTGGCACGAAGCGTCTTCCTGACTGGCCGGGTAAACGGGTACACGCGGGTGGAATCTGGCATCATGCAGTACTGCGGCGTGTAAATGAAACCGGTCGAACGGAAATCTATTGCACATCACAGGATGAAGCCGTTGGACATCCGGTCATCGAGGCCGCCGGTGTGCCTTCCTGTCTGAATGAGATCGTGTTGGGCCTCAATCGAGGAAAAGATGTTCGTTATCGGGTTGAAATGGCTAATGTCAAAATTTTTGATGATGCTGACATTTCGGTCGATGAACTGTTTGCTGAGGGACCGCAGACGTGGACTGCAAATGATCTTTCTTTTTTTTCAATTCAGCAGATGTTGAAAAAAATGGATCGAGAAGCGGAGTGCCTGCGCGAGGAGCTTTCACTTCTTCCGATTTATGATGATTCATTGCAGCTGGATGCGTATGGATATCACAGCAGTTATCTGCCTGCGCTGGATACTGTTCCGGATGAGCCTCGATGGACCATTGAACTGTCGTCTGAGCTGCCCTTTAACTTTTTGGAACTTTACCTGATTCCGGCAGCGGACCGCCGGACGCCGAATAGGCCGGGATACGGATTTCCTCTGCGGTTTCGGATTGTCAGTTTTGACCAGAATGACGAACAAACTGTGCTGGCAGATTGGCGCGACAGCGATTATCCGGACCCGGACCGGTTTCCCGCCCGGTTTCCCGGAACGGATTCTTCCCTGAAACGTATTGTATTGGAAGTGTATCGCGGGCAGGTCGAGGGGGGACTGGAGTATTTTGCTTTGGATGAACTGTTTGTTTCTGCCCGTTACTTCATCAGCGAAGTTCTGAACGTTACGGCGTCTTCCAGTTTTGAGTCTCCTCCGTTCTGGAGTTCCGGTTTTTTAAATGATCAGAAAACCGGTTATGGGCTGCCGGTGCTGCGAAGTTCCCGTGAGGCTTATGTCGCTGAAGATTTCATCAGGCGCTTTCCTATGTCATTCGACGGTCCCTATATTGTTGATCTGGATTTGAAGACCAACAGACAGATCGATTTGGTCGTACTTTATCCGGCTCAGCCTCCAGAGGGAATTGTGGTTCCGGGATTTGGCTTTCCGGAGTCTGTTCAGATTGAAACATTTGTAGAGTCATCAGCCGGGGAACGGGTTCCCATAGAAACATTTCTTAAGTCCAGCCTGCCGAACCCCGGCAACAATGTGCTGCGGTTCCATGGTCACTCAAAGATGATTCGATGGATTCGGTTTGTGTTTGATCAGCTGCCTTTTCATGAAGGAAAGCAGACTTTTGCCATGGGTGAGATCGGGCTTCGGGGTCTGACCGAATCCTATGGAAAAGATGCTGTCGTGAAGGTCAGTGGATCGGATACGGATTCGTATCTCCTGACGGACGGACTGTCGGACGGTGCCGAAATTATTCCGATGATTCAGTGGCTGGATGGTTTGGGGCGGCGCAGTTCGTTGAGCCGACGGTTGGGAAAAGTTGAAGCACTACAGCAAATGCTGGAATCCCGAAAAGAAATTTACCAGAGAGCGCTGTTATGGACCGTGCTGGTGTTGTTCATCTGTTCACTGACAGCGGTTGCGCTGAATGCCATTATCCAGAAGCGGCGGCATGCCCGGCGGCTTCGACAGCAGATAGCAACGGATCTCCATGATGATATTGGCAGCCGCATGAGCGCGATTTCCCTGGCAACAACATATTTATGCAAAGTGTCAGAGGACCCTAAGGTTCATGAGAGAAGCGGTAAAATTGAACGAATTGCCGGTGAGATGCAGTCTTCACTGGCGGATGTCCTCTGGTTTACCAATTCGGAAACCGATTCATTGCGCCAGATGGTAGGGAAGCTGCTGGATGTGAGTGAATTGCGCATTCCGCCTGAACAGCTCTGTATTGAGGTTACGTCGCTTAAACAGATTCCTGAGTCTTCCGTTGCTGTTCAGTTTAAACGGGACCTGCTGTTTTTGTTTAAGGAGATTGTGAACAATGCGGCGAAGCATTCGGATGCTTCGCAGATAAAAGTCGCCATTCAATGGAAAAGGCCAGTGCTCTGCATTACTGTCAGTGATAACGGTAAAGGTTTTTCCGTGGATGAGGAGTTGCGGCGACAGCACAGGCGGCCGCATCTCGGCCTTAACAGCATGCAGCGCCGGGCAAGTCGCCTTGGAGCAAAACTGAATATAGAATCAGCGCCGGGAGAGGGTACTGTAGTAACCGTTCGTGTGAGGACCTGA
- a CDS encoding response regulator: MAEKLTSVSLWIIEDNPDYRRELTDLLELVDTIECTGSFASYDEVRELFDELELPEIILLDLNLPGTNGLQAISELRRLSPASQVIVITVADHRKTVFDALRAGAAGYLLKSEPFDGIVQHIHEVVSGGIPLSSAVTPFVLDSLKIMPASKTEKNLSDRESEILEMLADGASRGEIASCLSIATTTVDYHLRSVYSKLGVHSTSGAVGKAFRLGLLK; the protein is encoded by the coding sequence ATGGCGGAAAAATTGACATCTGTTTCCCTGTGGATTATCGAAGACAATCCTGACTACCGTCGGGAATTGACCGATTTGTTGGAGCTGGTCGATACGATTGAATGCACGGGGTCTTTTGCCAGCTATGACGAAGTGCGGGAGCTATTTGATGAGCTGGAACTTCCGGAAATTATTCTGCTTGATTTGAACCTGCCGGGAACAAATGGCCTGCAGGCCATTTCTGAATTGCGGAGGCTGTCCCCGGCTTCGCAGGTGATTGTTATAACTGTTGCGGATCATCGCAAAACGGTGTTTGATGCGCTGCGTGCCGGAGCGGCGGGGTATTTGCTGAAAAGCGAGCCGTTTGATGGAATTGTTCAGCATATTCATGAGGTCGTATCTGGAGGCATTCCGTTGAGCAGTGCTGTGACACCTTTTGTGCTCGATTCACTGAAAATCATGCCTGCTTCCAAAACGGAAAAAAATCTTTCTGATCGGGAGTCTGAGATTTTAGAAATGCTGGCGGATGGCGCCAGTCGCGGAGAAATCGCTTCCTGCTTATCAATTGCTACAACAACCGTGGATTATCATTTGCGCAGTGTGTACAGCAAGCTGGGGGTTCATTCCACATCGGGTGCTGTAGGGAAGGCGTTTCGCCTCGGACTTCTTAAATAG
- a CDS encoding sulfatase family protein has translation MRREKKAARRIPRRDFIKCVAGAGGAAMLPQAFAALEKRRPNVVFVFADQWRASAMGYAGDPNVKTPNFDRLAAESFNFKNAVSVCPVCSPARASMITGQYPLKHGVFVNDVYLEQDGPSIADCFNLAGYNTGYIGKWHLDGHGRSAFIPKDRRQGFQFWQALECSHNYNASEYYDNEDPEIKMWKGYDAYDQTTHAIEYIQSNRGNPFVLFLSWGPPHAPYMTAPEKFQKMYDWAKLELLPNVPESDKFIRPAGSDEYARMDPVERTRWIMAGYYAHCSALDACVGRLQTAIRDAGLEEDTIFVFTSDHGDMLGSHGLWKKQWPYDESACVPFLLKYPGFGKSGRAVKTPINTPDIMPTLLDLCGIQSPSSVQGKSRVREMNGREIPEEAVLIANVHSFGQWNAARGGKEWRGVRTARYTYVRDLRGPWLLFDNDKDPYQMNNLIGNPESVPLQKRFEELLQRKLAETDDRFLCGMDYIDQWGYVVDESGTVPYLR, from the coding sequence GTGAGAAGAGAAAAAAAAGCAGCCCGGCGGATACCCCGGCGGGATTTTATAAAATGTGTTGCCGGGGCCGGCGGCGCAGCCATGCTGCCACAGGCTTTCGCGGCTCTGGAAAAACGCCGGCCGAACGTGGTGTTTGTTTTTGCAGACCAGTGGCGCGCCTCCGCGATGGGATATGCCGGGGATCCCAATGTCAAGACCCCGAATTTTGACCGGTTGGCGGCAGAGAGTTTTAATTTTAAAAATGCGGTTTCAGTCTGTCCTGTGTGCAGTCCGGCGCGGGCGTCGATGATTACGGGACAGTATCCGTTGAAACACGGGGTGTTTGTTAATGATGTTTATCTTGAGCAGGATGGGCCTTCGATTGCCGATTGTTTTAATCTTGCCGGATATAATACCGGCTATATAGGAAAGTGGCACCTGGATGGGCATGGGCGCAGTGCATTTATCCCGAAAGACAGGCGGCAGGGTTTTCAGTTCTGGCAGGCTTTGGAATGTTCTCACAATTATAATGCTTCTGAATATTATGATAATGAGGATCCGGAAATAAAAATGTGGAAGGGTTATGATGCATATGATCAGACCACTCACGCCATAGAGTACATCCAAAGTAACCGCGGAAATCCGTTTGTACTGTTTTTGTCATGGGGACCGCCTCATGCTCCGTATATGACGGCCCCTGAAAAGTTTCAAAAAATGTATGATTGGGCAAAACTGGAATTGCTGCCCAATGTGCCGGAGTCGGATAAGTTTATTCGCCCTGCAGGGTCGGACGAATATGCCCGCATGGACCCGGTGGAACGGACCCGATGGATCATGGCTGGTTATTATGCCCATTGCAGTGCTCTGGATGCCTGTGTAGGCAGGTTGCAGACCGCTATTCGTGATGCGGGGCTGGAAGAGGATACCATTTTTGTTTTTACGTCTGACCATGGCGACATGCTTGGTTCGCACGGTCTCTGGAAAAAACAGTGGCCGTATGATGAATCTGCCTGTGTTCCGTTTCTTCTGAAGTATCCAGGATTTGGGAAAAGCGGACGGGCGGTTAAGACGCCAATCAATACGCCCGATATTATGCCGACGCTGCTGGACCTGTGCGGAATTCAGTCACCATCTTCCGTTCAGGGTAAAAGTCGTGTGCGGGAAATGAACGGCAGGGAGATTCCGGAGGAGGCTGTGCTGATCGCCAATGTTCATTCGTTCGGGCAGTGGAATGCTGCCCGCGGCGGAAAGGAGTGGCGCGGGGTGCGGACTGCCCGGTACACCTATGTGCGGGATTTGCGCGGGCCATGGCTGCTGTTTGACAATGATAAGGATCCTTATCAGATGAATAATCTGATAGGGAATCCTGAATCGGTGCCGCTGCAGAAACGTTTCGAGGAGCTCTTGCAGAGAAAGCTGGCAGAAACGGATGACCGTTTTCTTTGCGGGATGGACTACATTGACCAGTGGGGATATGTAGTCGATGAATCGGGGACTGTTCCGTATTTGAGATAA